A single window of Vigna unguiculata cultivar IT97K-499-35 chromosome 1, ASM411807v1, whole genome shotgun sequence DNA harbors:
- the LOC114162431 gene encoding expansin-A16-like — MAFLWGALLTSTLLFLVAFSLPNVHAAAHNTNKYNNKAQLRHHRPIFRPTGWKEALATFYEGDSQTFGGACGYDDVVRDGYGLDTTALSSVLFKDGQTCGACYEIKCINYGAGCKAGESSIFVTGTNLCPPNYDKPGDNGGWCNPPREHFDLAKPAYLKIAEYKAGIVPISYRRVPCKKNGGIRFTITGNPYFNLVSVWNVGGAGDVTEVQVKGDKKIRNWTKLKRNWGQKWETDVMLLGEALCFRVRTSDRRYSTSRWIAPSNWKFGQTFVGKNFV, encoded by the exons ATGGCTTTCCTCTGGGGAGCACTCCTAACCTCAACATTGTTGTTTCTTGTTGCATTCTCACTTCCTAATGTCCATGCTGCTGCCCACAACACCaacaaatataacaacaaaGCTCAACTCAGACACCATCGTCCCATTTTTAGGCCTACTGGATGGAAAGAAGCTCTTGCTACCTTCTATGAAGGAGACTCCCAAACATTTG GTGGAGCTTGTGGGTACGATGATGTGGTCAGGGATGGGTATGGCCTAGACACGACAGCACTGAGTTCAGTTCTGTTCAAGGATGGACAGACATGCGGTGCATGTTACGAGATCAAATGCATAAATTATGGTGCGGGATGTAAGGCAGGGGAATCCTCGATATTTGTGACGGGAACCAACCTTTGCCCTCCTAACTATGATAAGCCAGGTGATAATGGAGGATGGTGCAACCCACCACGCGAACACTTTGATTTGGCCAAACCCGCATATCTCAAAATTGCAGAGTATAAGGCTGGCATAGTCCCAATCAGTTATCGCAG GGTACCGTGCAAGAAGAATGGAGGGATTCGTTTCACAATCACCGGGAATCCTTATTTTAATCTGGTATCAGTGTGGAATGTTGGAGGAGCTGGAGACGTCACAGAAGTGCAGGTGAAGGGTGACAAGAAAATCAGGAATTGGACAAAATTGAAGCGAAATTGGGGTCAAAAATGGGAAACTGATGTCATGTTATTGGGAGAGGCATTGTGTTTCAGAGTGAGAACTAGTGATCGCAGGTACTCTACCTCTCGCTGGATTGCTCCCAGTAATTGGAAATTTGGTCAAACTTTTGTTGGCAAGAACTTCGTTTAG